A region of Nostoc flagelliforme CCNUN1 DNA encodes the following proteins:
- a CDS encoding helix-turn-helix domain-containing protein, whose translation MMTNPLVKIESHPQSAKRLIGINYEQFITLVALAEQRHKQKQIEIEKNKVRIIASGGGRKPKMSLREGVCLCLIYLRQKPTFDILGLFFDISKTKANDAFNYWVKVLRDILPASQMEEVEKDSQKYQELCKILCENELIVDSAEQAIARPVDYQEQKQYYSGILRCIL comes from the coding sequence ATGATGACAAATCCTTTAGTAAAAATTGAATCACATCCCCAGTCAGCAAAACGATTAATTGGTATTAACTATGAACAGTTTATTACATTAGTTGCGTTGGCAGAACAACGACATAAACAGAAACAAATAGAAATTGAAAAAAACAAAGTTCGTATTATTGCTTCTGGCGGTGGACGGAAACCAAAAATGTCTCTGAGAGAAGGGGTCTGTTTATGTCTAATTTACCTCCGGCAAAAACCAACTTTTGATATTTTAGGTTTGTTCTTTGATATATCAAAGACTAAAGCTAATGATGCGTTTAATTATTGGGTGAAGGTTTTGAGAGATATCTTACCAGCTTCTCAAATGGAAGAGGTAGAAAAAGATAGTCAGAAATATCAAGAATTGTGTAAAATTCTTTGTGAAAATGAATTGATTGTAGATAGTGCAGAGCAAGCTATAGCAAGACCTGTAGACTATCAAGAACAAAAACAGTACTACTCCGGAATATTAAGATGCATACTCTAA
- a CDS encoding transposase family protein yields the protein MHTLKNQFIVLPNGEDIVDIYIGQLGKTSDINLFRETRGKFDSEPKFIGDKAYIGEPTITTPYKKPRKKEISELQKKENQQLSSRRIGVEHLIGKVKIFRVASEKFRLARQKYSQVLKAVCGLVRLRLNCLVLLTINI from the coding sequence ATGCATACTCTAAAAAACCAGTTCATTGTGTTGCCTAATGGAGAAGATATTGTTGACATTTATATTGGACAATTAGGAAAAACAAGCGATATTAACTTATTTCGAGAAACACGAGGTAAATTTGATTCCGAACCAAAATTTATTGGGGATAAAGCTTATATAGGAGAGCCAACAATCACCACACCTTACAAAAAACCGAGGAAGAAAGAGATTTCGGAATTACAAAAAAAAGAAAACCAGCAGTTATCGTCTAGAAGAATAGGTGTTGAGCATTTGATAGGTAAAGTAAAAATATTTCGAGTTGCTAGTGAGAAATTTCGTTTAGCTCGTCAGAAGTATAGCCAGGTTTTAAAGGCAGTTTGTGGCTTAGTAAGACTACGGCTTAATTGTTTGGTTTTACTAACCATTAATATTTAA